CGTCCCCGGCGTGGCAGTGGTGACGCCCAACCTCGCGGAAGCTCATCAGGCCGCGGGCACCCGGACCGGTGGCCCCTTCGGACCGCCGCGTGCGGACGGCGCCGGCGGTGTCGCCGCCATCCTGCTGGACGATTGGCACAGCCGCGCGGTCCTGGTCACCACCGGAGAGAAGGGCGCCACGCTGCTGCTCGAACGGGACCGCACACCCCGCCCCATCCTGGCGCCGCGGGTAGTGGCCGCCGATCCCTGCGGAGCCGGGGACAGGCTGGCCGCGAGCATCGCCGCCCACCTGCTGCAGGGGCGGGACCTTGAGGACGCTGCCGTGCTGGCCGTCCACGAGGCAGCCGAATTCCTGGCCGCCGGCGGAGTGGCCTCGCTGCCGGACCGGCACGGCAACGGAAAGTTCCGGCGGCGGCCCGCGGAGCCGCTGCTGCTGGTTCGCCGGGTCCGGGACAACGGCGGCAAAGTGGTGGCCACGGGCGGCTGCTTCGACCTGCTCCACGCCGGCCACGTCAGGTCCCTGGCCGCTGCCCGGGAACTGGGTGACTGCCTGGTGGTGTGCCTGAACTCGGACGCATCCGTACGCAGGCTGAAGGGCGAGCAGCGTCCCATCATGGCCGAGCAGGACCGGGCGGAGCTGCTGCTGGCCCTGGAATGCGTGGATGCGGTCATGATCTTCGACGAGGACACCCCGGAAGCCGCCCTGCAGAGGCTGCGCCCCGACATCTGGGTCAAGGGCGGCGACTACAACGGTGAACATCTGCCCGAAGCGGAGCTGGTGGAGAGCTGGGGCGGGCGCTGCGTCACCGTCCCCTACTATCCGGCCCGCTCCTCAACCCTCCTTGCAGAGGCCCTCGCGAAAGTCAGCTGACCTCTCACGCCGATTCCTCAACAGCTCCACCCCCGGAGCCAACCCCATTGGAAGGAACACCATGAACACTGACTCATCCTGGCCCGGCCGGGTCCTGGTCACGGGAGGCGGCTCCGGGCTTGGCGCCGCCGTCGTTGATGCCGTGCTCAAAGCCGGCGGGACACCGGTGGTCCTTGACCGCGATATCAGCACGGTGTCCGGCGTCAAGGCCTTTGAGGTGGACGTTGCGGACCGGGCCGCGGTGGAGCAGACCGTCCGGGAAGCGGCGGAGTCCCTGGGCGGGCTGGATGCCGTGGTCACGGCGGCGGGCATCGACCGCTGCGGCAAACTGGCCGATGTCGCGGCGGAGGAATGGGAGAAGGTGGTCGGCGTCAACCTGCTGGGCACCGTCTCGGTGGTCCGGGCGGCGCTGCCTTATCTCAAGAGCTCGCACGGCCGGGTGGTGACGGTGGCATCCACGCTGGCTAAGCGGGCGGTGGCTGATGCCACGGCCTACTGTGCGTCCAAGTTCGGCGTACTCGGCTTCACCCATGCCCTGGCGGCGGAGACGGCCGGGGAGATCGGTGTGACGGCCATGATCCCGGGCGGCATGAAGACCCACTTCTTCGATGACCGGACCGAGCAGTACCGGCCACAGGACGATTCCCGCCTGAACAGCCCCGGCAACGTGGCCCAGGCCATTTTGTTTGTGCTGGCCCAGCCGCAGGGCTGCGAGGTCCGGGAGATGCTGATCTGCCACGCGGAGGAAGGATCCTGGCCGTAACGCGCCCGTCTTCACGGCCCGCTGTGCGGTTCACAGCCCCAACAGGCTGCGGACGTCCACGTACACGTCCTCCCACCGGATTCCGGCCACCAGCGAATCGTTGTGGGGGCAGCGCGGAGCCGTCCAGCCAACCTGTGTGACGTCCGCGCCGCACACGGGGCAATGTGTCACCCAGGAAAGGTGGACCCGGTGCCGCCCGCGCCCCAGGGGCCCGGAGGTCAGGGCGTTTCCGGCCCAATAGATGCCTACGGTAGGGGCACCGAGTGCCTGCGCCAGGTGACGGGGACCGCTGTCATTGGCCAGCACCGCATCCGCGCGCGCCAGCAGTGCGGCCAGTTCGCCGAGCCCCAGCCTGCCGGCCACGGAGGACACCCGGCTTCCGCCGGCGGAACGGCCGCCCGTGGAAGGACCTCCCGTGGAACGCCCGACGGCGGCACTCACCACGGCGGCCGCCAGTTCCGTTTCGGTGTGGTCACCGATCACCACCACCGTGGCGCCGTCGTCGGCTGCTGCCTTGGCGACTGCCCCGAAACTCTCCGCCGGCCAGTGCCGGCGGGGGTCCGTGGCGCCGGGATGAAGCACCAGGAGCGGCCGGTCCGTCCGCGGCAGCGCGGCGCCCAGCACGGCCGGGAGCCCGGCCACGAACTCCGCCCGCGGGTTCAACCGCGCCTCCAGCAGGACCGGCGGGGCCCCGGCCAGCCCGGCAACTTCCAGGGCACGGGTGGGTTCGTGCTGGTAATACGTGTACGGCAGGGTGCGTTCCAGGGGCTCGGCGTCCGGGGTCGCGGAGCCCACCGTGTGCCGCGCCCGGACCTGCAGCAGGAACGGGTTGGAGAACCGTCCGCCGCCGTGAAGCTGCACGGCGAGGTCGAACTGCCGTGCCCGGGCCGCGCCGAAGAAGGTGGCCAGGGCGGCCGGATCCTCGGGGCCGGGCCGGACCCCTTCGGCAGCGGGCAGCACCATCACATCGTCCAGGGGCGTGTGGGTGGCGGCCAGGAGGGCTTCATGGGCGGGCGTGCCCAGCAGGGTCACTGCACTGCCGGGATAGGCCGCCTTCAAGGCGGACACGGCAGGAAGGGCAAACATCAGGTCGCCGAGTCCGCCGCCGCGCAGCAGCGCGATCCGCGAAACCCCGGCAAACCTCTCCAGCACCGGTCCCACGCCGCCAACGGTTCGTTCCATGCGCTGCCCCTCCCGTGCTGCCGGCCACCTGGCTCACGCCTGCGCCTGGCCATGCGCCCACGCTTGTTCTCCAGCCTGTGGTGCCACCCTACGGATGCCGGGCACCGCTGGCTACACATGGATTCTGTGCCCGAATCCGGCGTGTAAACATCCTCTCCCGGGGTACGGGACCGCAAGGAGAAGTACGTACGGAGGAGATCCATGCATACCACCGCCACACCCACGCCGCCCGCCGCCCGGCAGGTTGACGGCCCCGGACTGACCATCACCGATCCCCGCACCGGGGAGTATCTGTGGTCCATCCCCGAGGCCGGACCGGACGAGGCGAATGACGCCATCCGGATTGCCCGGAGCGCGGCCGCCGGCTGGGCCGCGGTGGCGCCGGCGGAGCGGGGTGCCGCGCTCCGGAAGGCGGCACGGGCCCTTGACGCAGCGGCGGAGGAACTGGCGGGCCTCAACAGCCGCGAAACCGGACGCCCGTTTCAGGAGGCGCTCGCCGGAATCGCTGCCGGGGTGTCCACGCTGGAGCAGTACGCCGAGATCGGCCCGTTGCACCGGGGACACAGCCTGCTCGGCAGCAGGTCCGCCTCTGACTACACCGTTGCCGAACCCCGGGGTGCGGCGGTGCTCCTCACTCCCTGGAACGATCCTGTTGCCGTGGCCTGCGGCCTCATCGGCGCGGCCGCGGTCACCGGCAACACCGTGCTGCACAAACCGAGTGAACGCTGCCCCCGGCTCGGTGAGGTCCTGGGGGCGGTGCTGACGACGGCATTTCCGCCCGGGGTCCTGCAGACTGTGTCCGGCGGGGCCGGTGTGGGCACCCTCCTGACCCGGGCCGGCGTCGACGTTATTGCGCACGTGGGATCCAGCGCCTCGGGCACCCTGATCGCCGGCGCCGGGGCTCAAACGGGGGCCCACGTGATCCGCGAAAACGGCGGGAACGATCCCTTGGTGGTCGACCGGGATGTGGACCCGGTCTGGGCGGCCGAGCAGGCTGCCATCGGTGCCTTCAGCAACAGCGGGCAGATCTGCACCGCGGTGGAGCGGATCTACGTCCACGAAGCCATCGCGGCCCGTTTCTGTTCAGCCTTGGAGGCCGAAGCGGCGCTCCGCAACCACAACGGCAGCGTGGCCCCGCTGGTGGACACCAGGCTCCGGAACAGTGTCCATGCCCAGGTGTCGGAGGCCCTCGAACAGGGTGCGCGGGCGGTGGAGGGCGGTGTTGTTCCCGAGGGGCCGGGCGCCTTCTACCCGGCCACGGTCCTGCTCGAGTGCACCGACGCCATGCAGGTCATGACGGAAGAGACCTTCGGTCCGGTGGCTGCGGTGCGGGTTGTTCCCACGTTCGAGGACGCGCTGCGGCTGGCGGGCAGTGGGCGCTACGGCCTGGCCGCCACCGTCCTGACAGGCAGTATCGCCCACGTTCAGAAAGCCATTGCGGCCCTCCCGGTGGGCACTGTGAAAATCAACGAGGTGTTTGGCGGTGCGCCGGGCGGATCGGCTCAGCCCCGGGGAGCCAGCGGCGAGGGGTTCGGCTACGGCCCGGAACTGCTGGATGAATTCACCCGGGTGAAGGTGGTGCATGTGGCCGCGCCGCCGTCTTTTGCCCTGCACCTGCCGGACGAGCCGGCGCCGGAACCGGTGCCGGCCGAACAGATGGCGGAACAGGTGCAGGACCCGAACGGGAGCCCGCAATGACCCGGGCGCACGCAACCGGGGCCGGCGATCTTTTCAGCGAGCGCGGCCTCTCCGGCGAGCGCGCCCTCTCCGACGAGCGCGCCCTCTCCGGCGGCCTGCCGCGCCGGCTTGCGGCCGAACGGCCCGCCATCCTGGTGGTGGGGGATGTGATGTTGGACGGCTGGTGGAGCGGCACCATCGAACGGCTCTGCCGCGAGGCACCCGCTCCGGTGGTGGACATTGCCACGCGCGCATTCGCCCCGGGCGGTGCCGCAAACACGGCGATGAACCTGGCCGCCCTCGGAGCCCGGGTATCGGTGGCCGGCATCATCGGGGCAGACGACGCCGGGGCCACCCTACGCCGGCAACTCGAATCAGCCGGCATCGACGTGACGCACCTGCACTCCCATCCGGACATGGTCACCACCACCAAGATCAGGATCAGCAGCGGCGGTCAGGTGATGCTGCGGATCGACGACTCCGCCAGGGCTGTCCCGGCCGACGCGCTGGCCGGGCTGGCGGCCTCGGTGCGCTCCGCCGTCGGCGACCAGGACGCCGTCGTGGTGTGCGACTACGGTACCGGCGTCCTGGCCGATCCCGTCCGGATTGCCCTTGAGGAGGCGCTGGCGGGGGACGGGGCGTACACAGCCGGGGGTGCCGCCGTCGGCCGCCCCCTGACAGTGGTGGATGCGCACGATCCCCATCCCTGGGCCGGGCTGCAGCCGGACCTGGCCACACCCAACGCCCTGGAGGCTGCCCGGTTGCTGGGTCTGCGCCTGCCGGAGGGCCCCGGCCGGGTGGATGCCCTGGCCGGGCACCGGGAGGCCCTGTTGACGGCAACGGGGGCGGAGGCGGTGGTGGTGACGCTGGACAAGGACGGGACTGCGCTGTTCACGGCCGACGGCGGGACTCACCGCACGTGGGCGCGGCCGGCAGCGGAGAAGCAGGCGTCCGGCGCGGGTGACACGTTTGTGGCCGCCCTGACCCTGGCCAGGTCGGTGGGCCTCCCGCTGACCACCAGCCTTGATCTTGCCCAGGCGGCTGCGGACGTGGTGGTGCACCAGCCCGGAACCTCCGTCTGCAGTACGGCCCAGCTTGGCCGGCACCTGGAGAGCTTCGCCGACACCGTCCTCGGCGCGGACGAACTTGCGCTGCAGCTGGCCGCGCACCGGGCCCGGGGCCAGCGGATCGTGCTGACCAACGGGTGCTTCGACGTGCTGCACAGCGGCCATACCCGTTACCTGAACCAGGCCAAACAGCTGGGCGACGTGCTGGTGGTCGCGCTGAACAGCGACGCCTCAGTCCGCAGGCTCAAGGGCCCGGGACGGCCCATCAACCCCGGGGCTGACAGGGCAGCGGTGATCGCCGCCCTCAGCTGCGTGGACTACGTGACCATTTTCGACACCCCCACGGCCAGCCCGCTGATCACGCAGATCAAACCGGACATCTACGCCAAAGGCGGTGACTACACGCCGGAAATGCTGGCGGAGACCGGCGCCGTGGAGGACTACGGCGGACGCGTGGCCATCCTGGACTATGTGGCGGACCGCTCCACCACCGCCGTCGTCCACCGGATCCGCGCCGGCGTGGGGGGAGAGGTCTCCGAAGCCGCGGATCCAGGGTGAGCAACTAGGGTTGAAGCATGACTGAGGCGGCACACGGATAATGGCGAAGCGCGGCAAGTCAGGCGGCAGGACCAGCGGACAGCGTTCGACGGCGGGCGTCGTCGACGTGCCCAAGGGGACCCGCCCGGACGGTCCCATGGAGGGCGTCTACTACATTGATACCGGCGACTGTGAGCTGATCGCGGACCAGGACAACTCGAACGGCTGGCTGCTGAAGATCAACGGGGTGATGAGCTCCCACATCGATCTCGCAGATCCCCTGTTCCTGGACTTCGAGTACATGCGCTGGATGGCCGCGCTCATCGAATCCCGCTG
The window above is part of the Pseudarthrobacter sp. IC2-21 genome. Proteins encoded here:
- the rfaE2 gene encoding D-glycero-beta-D-manno-heptose 1-phosphate adenylyltransferase, which encodes MTRAHATGAGDLFSERGLSGERALSDERALSGGLPRRLAAERPAILVVGDVMLDGWWSGTIERLCREAPAPVVDIATRAFAPGGAANTAMNLAALGARVSVAGIIGADDAGATLRRQLESAGIDVTHLHSHPDMVTTTKIRISSGGQVMLRIDDSARAVPADALAGLAASVRSAVGDQDAVVVCDYGTGVLADPVRIALEEALAGDGAYTAGGAAVGRPLTVVDAHDPHPWAGLQPDLATPNALEAARLLGLRLPEGPGRVDALAGHREALLTATGAEAVVVTLDKDGTALFTADGGTHRTWARPAAEKQASGAGDTFVAALTLARSVGLPLTTSLDLAQAAADVVVHQPGTSVCSTAQLGRHLESFADTVLGADELALQLAAHRARGQRIVLTNGCFDVLHSGHTRYLNQAKQLGDVLVVALNSDASVRRLKGPGRPINPGADRAAVIAALSCVDYVTIFDTPTASPLITQIKPDIYAKGGDYTPEMLAETGAVEDYGGRVAILDYVADRSTTAVVHRIRAGVGGEVSEAADPG
- a CDS encoding SDR family oxidoreductase, yielding MNTDSSWPGRVLVTGGGSGLGAAVVDAVLKAGGTPVVLDRDISTVSGVKAFEVDVADRAAVEQTVREAAESLGGLDAVVTAAGIDRCGKLADVAAEEWEKVVGVNLLGTVSVVRAALPYLKSSHGRVVTVASTLAKRAVADATAYCASKFGVLGFTHALAAETAGEIGVTAMIPGGMKTHFFDDRTEQYRPQDDSRLNSPGNVAQAILFVLAQPQGCEVREMLICHAEEGSWP
- the rfaE2 gene encoding D-glycero-beta-D-manno-heptose 1-phosphate adenylyltransferase, which gives rise to MRIVVVGDAILDVDLCGEATRLSPDAPVPVVDVSTVRRRAGGAGLVARMLAEDGWPVTLVTVLADDDAGRHVESALAGVKVVAGPSATPTPVKTRVRAGHQAVVRFDEGCGPPEAPETTPAMLRAVAKAGAIIVADYGRGLAGNPQLRELLERMADDVPIVWDPHPSGARPVPGVAVVTPNLAEAHQAAGTRTGGPFGPPRADGAGGVAAILLDDWHSRAVLVTTGEKGATLLLERDRTPRPILAPRVVAADPCGAGDRLAASIAAHLLQGRDLEDAAVLAVHEAAEFLAAGGVASLPDRHGNGKFRRRPAEPLLLVRRVRDNGGKVVATGGCFDLLHAGHVRSLAAARELGDCLVVCLNSDASVRRLKGEQRPIMAEQDRAELLLALECVDAVMIFDEDTPEAALQRLRPDIWVKGGDYNGEHLPEAELVESWGGRCVTVPYYPARSSTLLAEALAKVS
- a CDS encoding aldehyde dehydrogenase family protein, with translation MHTTATPTPPAARQVDGPGLTITDPRTGEYLWSIPEAGPDEANDAIRIARSAAAGWAAVAPAERGAALRKAARALDAAAEELAGLNSRETGRPFQEALAGIAAGVSTLEQYAEIGPLHRGHSLLGSRSASDYTVAEPRGAAVLLTPWNDPVAVACGLIGAAAVTGNTVLHKPSERCPRLGEVLGAVLTTAFPPGVLQTVSGGAGVGTLLTRAGVDVIAHVGSSASGTLIAGAGAQTGAHVIRENGGNDPLVVDRDVDPVWAAEQAAIGAFSNSGQICTAVERIYVHEAIAARFCSALEAEAALRNHNGSVAPLVDTRLRNSVHAQVSEALEQGARAVEGGVVPEGPGAFYPATVLLECTDAMQVMTEETFGPVAAVRVVPTFEDALRLAGSGRYGLAATVLTGSIAHVQKAIAALPVGTVKINEVFGGAPGGSAQPRGASGEGFGYGPELLDEFTRVKVVHVAAPPSFALHLPDEPAPEPVPAEQMAEQVQDPNGSPQ
- a CDS encoding glycosyltransferase family 9 protein, whose amino-acid sequence is MERTVGGVGPVLERFAGVSRIALLRGGGLGDLMFALPAVSALKAAYPGSAVTLLGTPAHEALLAATHTPLDDVMVLPAAEGVRPGPEDPAALATFFGAARARQFDLAVQLHGGGRFSNPFLLQVRARHTVGSATPDAEPLERTLPYTYYQHEPTRALEVAGLAGAPPVLLEARLNPRAEFVAGLPAVLGAALPRTDRPLLVLHPGATDPRRHWPAESFGAVAKAAADDGATVVVIGDHTETELAAAVVSAAVGRSTGGPSTGGRSAGGSRVSSVAGRLGLGELAALLARADAVLANDSGPRHLAQALGAPTVGIYWAGNALTSGPLGRGRHRVHLSWVTHCPVCGADVTQVGWTAPRCPHNDSLVAGIRWEDVYVDVRSLLGL